One genomic window of Conger conger chromosome 9, fConCon1.1, whole genome shotgun sequence includes the following:
- the brd2a gene encoding bromodomain-containing protein 2a isoform X5, which produces MEMALNPPIDRLVSGVGTSLGGDVGVQTGASMEQVVSGPGKRIRKPSLLYEGFEGPALPHAPQAGPPQPPVRDPSRQGRATNQLQFLQKALMKSLWRHHFAWPFQEPVDSVKLGLPDYHKIIKQPMDMGTIKKRLENNYYLSAGECIQDFNTMFTNCYIYNKPTDDIVLMAQSLEKAFLQKVAQMPQEEIELPPPAPRAKLGKAGKLGKGRRMMGGITTVHQVPAVSQSMYTPLTPDTPNSQFSAPPQTLLAKTLPPTSHSTPTLLGLPPTQPTAKKKGVKRKADTTTPGTVGLVAGAGELGLGGGRSPLPSLAVELKPGGLALGFGVGRGGGGGGKATATARRRESGRPIKPPRKDLPDSLQHQPSRRGKLSAQLRYCSAVLKDLLSKKHAAYAWPFYKPVDASSLGLHDYHDIIKTPMDLSTVKRKMDSREYSNAQQFAADIRLMYSNCYKYNPPDHDVVGMARKLQDVFEFSFAKMPDETPEEDAAGSLGGGMDPSMMRSSSSSSSSSSSSESEPSSESESESSPSSDSEEERAHRLAELQEQLRAVHEQLAALSQAPVIKPKRKREKKEKRKRKKPEKHRGGRAAAAAAAAVVMAAALDEVVERPAKVPKNAKTPKAGRKAPTHTQGKKGPGKKNAKSKSSKKSQSSAVASAQLGLLPAAASLMPHYDSEEEEEGRPMSYDEKRQLSLDINKLPGEKLGRVVHIIQSREPSLRDSNPEEIEIDFETLKPSTLRELERYVMTCLRKKPRKPYVVKKASGGKSREELALEKKRELERRLQDVSGQLNSAKKPQKTKEKPSLVEPHAIASRLSASSSSSDSSSSSSSSSSSDTSDSDSG; this is translated from the exons ATGGAAATGGCCCTAAACCCGCCCATTGACAG gcTGGTGTCGGGCGTCGGTACCTCCCTGGGCGGGGACGTTGGGGTGCAGACGGGGGCCAGCATGGAGCAGGTCGTCTCGGGTCCCGGCAAGAGGATCCGCAAGCCGTCGCTGCTGTACGAGGGGTTCGAGGGCCCCGCCCTGCCGCACGCCCCCCAGGCAGGGCCCCCGCAGCCGCCCGTGCGCGACCCCTCCCGCCAGGGCCGGGCGACCAATCAGCTGCAGTTCCTCCAGAAGGCCCTGATGAAGTCGCTATGGCGACACCACTTCGCCTGGCCCTTCCAGGAGCCGGTGGACTCCGTCAAACTCGGCTTGCCC gactatcacaaaataatcaaacAGCCGATGGACATGGGCACCATCAAGAAAAGGCTGGAGAATAACTACTACCTCAGCGCTGGAGAGTGCATACAGGACTTCAACACCATGTTCACCAACTGCTACATCTACaacaag CCCACAGACGATATTGTGCTCATGGCCCAGTCTCTGGAGAAGGCTTTCCTGCAGAAAGTTGCCCAGATGCCCCAGGAGGAGATCGAGCTGCCCCCTCCGGCCCCGCGCGCCAAGCTGGGGAAAGCGGGCAAACTCGGCAAGGGCAGGAGGATGATGG GCGGTATTACCACAGTTCACCAGGTCCCGGCTGTCTCCCAGTCCATGTACACTCCCCTGACCCCCGACACCCCCAACTCGCAGTTCTCCGCCCCCCCACAGACCCTGCTGGCAAAAACGctgccccccacctcccacagcACCCCCACTCTGCTGGGGCTTCCCCCCACACAGCCAACTGCCAAG AAAAAAGGCGTGAAGCGGAAAGCGGACACCACCACCCCCGGCACGGTGGGCCTGGTCGCCGGGGCGGGGGAGCTGGGCCTGGGCGGGGGCCGGTCCCCGCTGCCCTCCCTGGCCGTGGAGCTGAAGCCGGGCGGGCTGGCGCTGGGCTTCGgcgtggggcggggcgggggcggcggcGGGAAGGCCACGGCCACGGCCCGGCGGCGGGAGAGCGGCCGGCCCATAAAGCCGCCGCGCAAGGACCTGCCGGACTCCCTGCAGCACCAGCCCTCGCGCCGGGGCAAGCTGAGCGCCCAGCTGCGCTACTGCAGCGCCGTCCTCAAGGACCTGCTGTCCAAGAAGCACGCCGCCTACGCCTGGCCCTTCTACAAGCCCGTGGACGCCTCCTCCCTCGGCCTGCACGACTACCACGACATCATCAAGACTCCCATGGACCTCAGCACCGTCAAG AGGAAGATGGACAGCCGGGAGTACAGCAACGCACAGCAGTTTGCAGCGGACATCAGGCTCATGTACTCCAACTGCTACAAGTACAACCCCCCCGACCACGACGTAGTGGGCATGGCGCGCAAACTGCAG GACGTCTTTGAGTTCAGCTTCGCCAAGATGCCGGATGAGACCCCCGAGGAAGACGCGGCCGGCTCCCTGGGCGGCGGGATGGACCCGTCCATGATGCGCTCTTCgtcgtcctcctcgtcctcctcgtcctcgtcGGAGAGCGAGCCGAgcagcgagagcgagagcgagagcagCCCCAGCTCCGACAGCGAGGAGGAGCGCGCACACCGCCTCGCTGAGCTGCAGGAACAG ctGAGGGCGGTGCACGAGCAGCTGGCTGCCCTGTCCCAGGCCCCCGTGATCAAGCCCAAGAGGAAGcgggagaagaaggagaagaggaagaggaagaaaccGGAGAAGCACCGGGGCGGGCGTGCTgcggccgccgccgccgccgccgtcgTCATGGCAGCCGCGCTGGACGAGGTCGTGGAGCGGCCCGCCAAGGTGCCCAAGAACGCCAAGACCCCCAAGGCCGGCCGCAaggcccccacacacacccagggcaagAAGGGCCCCGGGAAAAAGAATGCCAAGAGCAA gtcctCGAAGAAGTCCCAGTCCTCGGCTGTGGCGAGCGCCCAGCTGGGCCTGCTCCCGGCCGCCGCCTCGCTGATGCCGCACTACGactcggaggaggaggaggagggccggCCCATGAGCTACGACGAGAAGCGGCAGCTCAGCCTGGACATCAACAAGCTGCCCGGCGAGAAGCTGGGCCGCGTGGTGCACATCATCCAATCACGCGAGCCCTCGCTGCGCGACTCCAACCCCGAGGAGATCGAGATCGACTTCGagacgctcaagccctccacgcTGCGCGAGCTGGAGCGATACGTCATGACCTGCCTGCGCAAGAAGCCCCGCAAGCCCTacg TGGTGAAGAAGGCGAGTGGTGGGAAGTCTCGTGAGGAGCTGGCGCTGGAGAAGAAGAGGGAGCTGGAGCGGAGGCTGCAGGACGTCAGCGGCCAGCTCAACTCCGCCAAGAAGCCCCAGAAAACAAAGg agAAGCCCAGCTTGGTCGAGCCTCACGCCATAGCCTCTCGGCTCAGCGCCAGCAGCTCCAGTTCtgactcctcttcctcctcttcatcctcctcttcctctgacaCCAGCGACTCAGACTCAGGGTGA
- the brd2a gene encoding bromodomain-containing protein 2a isoform X3 encodes MEMALNPPIDRLVSGVGTSLGGDVGVQTGASMEQVVSGPGKRIRKPSLLYEGFEGPALPHAPQAGPPQPPVRDPSRQGRATNQLQFLQKALMKSLWRHHFAWPFQEPVDSVKLGLPDYHKIIKQPMDMGTIKKRLENNYYLSAGECIQDFNTMFTNCYIYNKPTDDIVLMAQSLEKAFLQKVAQMPQEEIELPPPAPRAKLGKAGKLGKGRRMMGGITTVHQVPAVSQSMYTPLTPDTPNSQFSAPPQTLLAKTLPPTSHSTPTLLGLPPTQPTAKKKGVKRKADTTTPGTVGLVAGAGELGLGGGRSPLPSLAVELKPGGLALGFGVGRGGGGGGKATATARRRESGRPIKPPRKDLPDSLQHQPSRRGKLSAQLRYCSAVLKDLLSKKHAAYAWPFYKPVDASSLGLHDYHDIIKTPMDLSTVKRKMDSREYSNAQQFAADIRLMYSNCYKYNPPDHDVVGMARKLQDVFEFSFAKMPDETPEEDAAGSLGGGMDPSMMRSSSSSSSSSSSSESEPSSESESESSPSSDSEEERAHRLAELQEQLRAVHEQLAALSQAPVIKPKRKREKKEKRKRKKPEKHRGGRAAAAAAAAVVMAAALDEVVERPAKVPKNAKTPKAGRKAPTHTQGKKGPGKKNAKSKSSKKSQSSAVASAQLGLLPAAASLMPHYDSEEEEEGRPMSYDEKRQLSLDINKLPGEKLGRVVHIIQSREPSLRDSNPEEIEIDFETLKPSTLRELERYVMTCLRKKPRKPYVVKKASGGKSREELALEKKRELERRLQDVSGQLNSAKKPQKTKAEKPSLVEPHAIASRLSASSSSSDSSSSSSSSSSSDTSDSDSG; translated from the exons ATGGAAATGGCCCTAAACCCGCCCATTGACAG gcTGGTGTCGGGCGTCGGTACCTCCCTGGGCGGGGACGTTGGGGTGCAGACGGGGGCCAGCATGGAGCAGGTCGTCTCGGGTCCCGGCAAGAGGATCCGCAAGCCGTCGCTGCTGTACGAGGGGTTCGAGGGCCCCGCCCTGCCGCACGCCCCCCAGGCAGGGCCCCCGCAGCCGCCCGTGCGCGACCCCTCCCGCCAGGGCCGGGCGACCAATCAGCTGCAGTTCCTCCAGAAGGCCCTGATGAAGTCGCTATGGCGACACCACTTCGCCTGGCCCTTCCAGGAGCCGGTGGACTCCGTCAAACTCGGCTTGCCC gactatcacaaaataatcaaacAGCCGATGGACATGGGCACCATCAAGAAAAGGCTGGAGAATAACTACTACCTCAGCGCTGGAGAGTGCATACAGGACTTCAACACCATGTTCACCAACTGCTACATCTACaacaag CCCACAGACGATATTGTGCTCATGGCCCAGTCTCTGGAGAAGGCTTTCCTGCAGAAAGTTGCCCAGATGCCCCAGGAGGAGATCGAGCTGCCCCCTCCGGCCCCGCGCGCCAAGCTGGGGAAAGCGGGCAAACTCGGCAAGGGCAGGAGGATGATGG GCGGTATTACCACAGTTCACCAGGTCCCGGCTGTCTCCCAGTCCATGTACACTCCCCTGACCCCCGACACCCCCAACTCGCAGTTCTCCGCCCCCCCACAGACCCTGCTGGCAAAAACGctgccccccacctcccacagcACCCCCACTCTGCTGGGGCTTCCCCCCACACAGCCAACTGCCAAG AAAAAAGGCGTGAAGCGGAAAGCGGACACCACCACCCCCGGCACGGTGGGCCTGGTCGCCGGGGCGGGGGAGCTGGGCCTGGGCGGGGGCCGGTCCCCGCTGCCCTCCCTGGCCGTGGAGCTGAAGCCGGGCGGGCTGGCGCTGGGCTTCGgcgtggggcggggcgggggcggcggcGGGAAGGCCACGGCCACGGCCCGGCGGCGGGAGAGCGGCCGGCCCATAAAGCCGCCGCGCAAGGACCTGCCGGACTCCCTGCAGCACCAGCCCTCGCGCCGGGGCAAGCTGAGCGCCCAGCTGCGCTACTGCAGCGCCGTCCTCAAGGACCTGCTGTCCAAGAAGCACGCCGCCTACGCCTGGCCCTTCTACAAGCCCGTGGACGCCTCCTCCCTCGGCCTGCACGACTACCACGACATCATCAAGACTCCCATGGACCTCAGCACCGTCAAG AGGAAGATGGACAGCCGGGAGTACAGCAACGCACAGCAGTTTGCAGCGGACATCAGGCTCATGTACTCCAACTGCTACAAGTACAACCCCCCCGACCACGACGTAGTGGGCATGGCGCGCAAACTGCAG GACGTCTTTGAGTTCAGCTTCGCCAAGATGCCGGATGAGACCCCCGAGGAAGACGCGGCCGGCTCCCTGGGCGGCGGGATGGACCCGTCCATGATGCGCTCTTCgtcgtcctcctcgtcctcctcgtcctcgtcGGAGAGCGAGCCGAgcagcgagagcgagagcgagagcagCCCCAGCTCCGACAGCGAGGAGGAGCGCGCACACCGCCTCGCTGAGCTGCAGGAACAG ctGAGGGCGGTGCACGAGCAGCTGGCTGCCCTGTCCCAGGCCCCCGTGATCAAGCCCAAGAGGAAGcgggagaagaaggagaagaggaagaggaagaaaccGGAGAAGCACCGGGGCGGGCGTGCTgcggccgccgccgccgccgccgtcgTCATGGCAGCCGCGCTGGACGAGGTCGTGGAGCGGCCCGCCAAGGTGCCCAAGAACGCCAAGACCCCCAAGGCCGGCCGCAaggcccccacacacacccagggcaagAAGGGCCCCGGGAAAAAGAATGCCAAGAGCAA gtcctCGAAGAAGTCCCAGTCCTCGGCTGTGGCGAGCGCCCAGCTGGGCCTGCTCCCGGCCGCCGCCTCGCTGATGCCGCACTACGactcggaggaggaggaggagggccggCCCATGAGCTACGACGAGAAGCGGCAGCTCAGCCTGGACATCAACAAGCTGCCCGGCGAGAAGCTGGGCCGCGTGGTGCACATCATCCAATCACGCGAGCCCTCGCTGCGCGACTCCAACCCCGAGGAGATCGAGATCGACTTCGagacgctcaagccctccacgcTGCGCGAGCTGGAGCGATACGTCATGACCTGCCTGCGCAAGAAGCCCCGCAAGCCCTacg TGGTGAAGAAGGCGAGTGGTGGGAAGTCTCGTGAGGAGCTGGCGCTGGAGAAGAAGAGGGAGCTGGAGCGGAGGCTGCAGGACGTCAGCGGCCAGCTCAACTCCGCCAAGAAGCCCCAGAAAACAAAGg cagagAAGCCCAGCTTGGTCGAGCCTCACGCCATAGCCTCTCGGCTCAGCGCCAGCAGCTCCAGTTCtgactcctcttcctcctcttcatcctcctcttcctctgacaCCAGCGACTCAGACTCAGGGTGA
- the brd2a gene encoding bromodomain-containing protein 2a isoform X2 — translation MEMALNPPIDRLVSGVGTSLGGDVGVQTGASMEQVVSGPGKRIRKPSLLYEGFEGPALPHAPQAGPPQPPVRDPSRQGRATNQLQFLQKALMKSLWRHHFAWPFQEPVDSVKLGLPDYHKIIKQPMDMGTIKKRLENNYYLSAGECIQDFNTMFTNCYIYNKPTDDIVLMAQSLEKAFLQKVAQMPQEEIELPPPAPRAKLGKAGKLGKGRRMMGGITTVHQVPAVSQSMYTPLTPDTPNSQFSAPPQTLLAKTLPPTSHSTPTLLGLPPTQPTAKKKGVKRKADTTTPGTVGLVAGAGELGLGGGRSPLPSLAVELKPGGLALGFGVGRGGGGGGKATATARRRESGRPIKPPRKDLPDSLQHQPSRRGKLSAQLRYCSAVLKDLLSKKHAAYAWPFYKPVDASSLGLHDYHDIIKTPMDLSTVKRKMDSREYSNAQQFAADIRLMYSNCYKYNPPDHDVVGMARKLQDVFEFSFAKMPDETPEEDAAGSLGGGMDPSMMRSSSSSSSSSSSSESEPSSESESESSPSSDSEEERAHRLAELQEQVCTQLRAVHEQLAALSQAPVIKPKRKREKKEKRKRKKPEKHRGGRAAAAAAAAVVMAAALDEVVERPAKVPKNAKTPKAGRKAPTHTQGKKGPGKKNAKSKSSKKSQSSAVASAQLGLLPAAASLMPHYDSEEEEEGRPMSYDEKRQLSLDINKLPGEKLGRVVHIIQSREPSLRDSNPEEIEIDFETLKPSTLRELERYVMTCLRKKPRKPYVVKKASGGKSREELALEKKRELERRLQDVSGQLNSAKKPQKTKEKPSLVEPHAIASRLSASSSSSDSSSSSSSSSSSDTSDSDSG, via the exons ATGGAAATGGCCCTAAACCCGCCCATTGACAG gcTGGTGTCGGGCGTCGGTACCTCCCTGGGCGGGGACGTTGGGGTGCAGACGGGGGCCAGCATGGAGCAGGTCGTCTCGGGTCCCGGCAAGAGGATCCGCAAGCCGTCGCTGCTGTACGAGGGGTTCGAGGGCCCCGCCCTGCCGCACGCCCCCCAGGCAGGGCCCCCGCAGCCGCCCGTGCGCGACCCCTCCCGCCAGGGCCGGGCGACCAATCAGCTGCAGTTCCTCCAGAAGGCCCTGATGAAGTCGCTATGGCGACACCACTTCGCCTGGCCCTTCCAGGAGCCGGTGGACTCCGTCAAACTCGGCTTGCCC gactatcacaaaataatcaaacAGCCGATGGACATGGGCACCATCAAGAAAAGGCTGGAGAATAACTACTACCTCAGCGCTGGAGAGTGCATACAGGACTTCAACACCATGTTCACCAACTGCTACATCTACaacaag CCCACAGACGATATTGTGCTCATGGCCCAGTCTCTGGAGAAGGCTTTCCTGCAGAAAGTTGCCCAGATGCCCCAGGAGGAGATCGAGCTGCCCCCTCCGGCCCCGCGCGCCAAGCTGGGGAAAGCGGGCAAACTCGGCAAGGGCAGGAGGATGATGG GCGGTATTACCACAGTTCACCAGGTCCCGGCTGTCTCCCAGTCCATGTACACTCCCCTGACCCCCGACACCCCCAACTCGCAGTTCTCCGCCCCCCCACAGACCCTGCTGGCAAAAACGctgccccccacctcccacagcACCCCCACTCTGCTGGGGCTTCCCCCCACACAGCCAACTGCCAAG AAAAAAGGCGTGAAGCGGAAAGCGGACACCACCACCCCCGGCACGGTGGGCCTGGTCGCCGGGGCGGGGGAGCTGGGCCTGGGCGGGGGCCGGTCCCCGCTGCCCTCCCTGGCCGTGGAGCTGAAGCCGGGCGGGCTGGCGCTGGGCTTCGgcgtggggcggggcgggggcggcggcGGGAAGGCCACGGCCACGGCCCGGCGGCGGGAGAGCGGCCGGCCCATAAAGCCGCCGCGCAAGGACCTGCCGGACTCCCTGCAGCACCAGCCCTCGCGCCGGGGCAAGCTGAGCGCCCAGCTGCGCTACTGCAGCGCCGTCCTCAAGGACCTGCTGTCCAAGAAGCACGCCGCCTACGCCTGGCCCTTCTACAAGCCCGTGGACGCCTCCTCCCTCGGCCTGCACGACTACCACGACATCATCAAGACTCCCATGGACCTCAGCACCGTCAAG AGGAAGATGGACAGCCGGGAGTACAGCAACGCACAGCAGTTTGCAGCGGACATCAGGCTCATGTACTCCAACTGCTACAAGTACAACCCCCCCGACCACGACGTAGTGGGCATGGCGCGCAAACTGCAG GACGTCTTTGAGTTCAGCTTCGCCAAGATGCCGGATGAGACCCCCGAGGAAGACGCGGCCGGCTCCCTGGGCGGCGGGATGGACCCGTCCATGATGCGCTCTTCgtcgtcctcctcgtcctcctcgtcctcgtcGGAGAGCGAGCCGAgcagcgagagcgagagcgagagcagCCCCAGCTCCGACAGCGAGGAGGAGCGCGCACACCGCCTCGCTGAGCTGCAGGAACAGGTGTGTACACAG ctGAGGGCGGTGCACGAGCAGCTGGCTGCCCTGTCCCAGGCCCCCGTGATCAAGCCCAAGAGGAAGcgggagaagaaggagaagaggaagaggaagaaaccGGAGAAGCACCGGGGCGGGCGTGCTgcggccgccgccgccgccgccgtcgTCATGGCAGCCGCGCTGGACGAGGTCGTGGAGCGGCCCGCCAAGGTGCCCAAGAACGCCAAGACCCCCAAGGCCGGCCGCAaggcccccacacacacccagggcaagAAGGGCCCCGGGAAAAAGAATGCCAAGAGCAA gtcctCGAAGAAGTCCCAGTCCTCGGCTGTGGCGAGCGCCCAGCTGGGCCTGCTCCCGGCCGCCGCCTCGCTGATGCCGCACTACGactcggaggaggaggaggagggccggCCCATGAGCTACGACGAGAAGCGGCAGCTCAGCCTGGACATCAACAAGCTGCCCGGCGAGAAGCTGGGCCGCGTGGTGCACATCATCCAATCACGCGAGCCCTCGCTGCGCGACTCCAACCCCGAGGAGATCGAGATCGACTTCGagacgctcaagccctccacgcTGCGCGAGCTGGAGCGATACGTCATGACCTGCCTGCGCAAGAAGCCCCGCAAGCCCTacg TGGTGAAGAAGGCGAGTGGTGGGAAGTCTCGTGAGGAGCTGGCGCTGGAGAAGAAGAGGGAGCTGGAGCGGAGGCTGCAGGACGTCAGCGGCCAGCTCAACTCCGCCAAGAAGCCCCAGAAAACAAAGg agAAGCCCAGCTTGGTCGAGCCTCACGCCATAGCCTCTCGGCTCAGCGCCAGCAGCTCCAGTTCtgactcctcttcctcctcttcatcctcctcttcctctgacaCCAGCGACTCAGACTCAGGGTGA
- the brd2a gene encoding bromodomain-containing protein 2a isoform X1 gives MEMALNPPIDRLVSGVGTSLGGDVGVQTGASMEQVVSGPGKRIRKPSLLYEGFEGPALPHAPQAGPPQPPVRDPSRQGRATNQLQFLQKALMKSLWRHHFAWPFQEPVDSVKLGLPDYHKIIKQPMDMGTIKKRLENNYYLSAGECIQDFNTMFTNCYIYNKPTDDIVLMAQSLEKAFLQKVAQMPQEEIELPPPAPRAKLGKAGKLGKGRRMMGGITTVHQVPAVSQSMYTPLTPDTPNSQFSAPPQTLLAKTLPPTSHSTPTLLGLPPTQPTAKKKGVKRKADTTTPGTVGLVAGAGELGLGGGRSPLPSLAVELKPGGLALGFGVGRGGGGGGKATATARRRESGRPIKPPRKDLPDSLQHQPSRRGKLSAQLRYCSAVLKDLLSKKHAAYAWPFYKPVDASSLGLHDYHDIIKTPMDLSTVKRKMDSREYSNAQQFAADIRLMYSNCYKYNPPDHDVVGMARKLQDVFEFSFAKMPDETPEEDAAGSLGGGMDPSMMRSSSSSSSSSSSSESEPSSESESESSPSSDSEEERAHRLAELQEQVCTQLRAVHEQLAALSQAPVIKPKRKREKKEKRKRKKPEKHRGGRAAAAAAAAVVMAAALDEVVERPAKVPKNAKTPKAGRKAPTHTQGKKGPGKKNAKSKSSKKSQSSAVASAQLGLLPAAASLMPHYDSEEEEEGRPMSYDEKRQLSLDINKLPGEKLGRVVHIIQSREPSLRDSNPEEIEIDFETLKPSTLRELERYVMTCLRKKPRKPYVVKKASGGKSREELALEKKRELERRLQDVSGQLNSAKKPQKTKAEKPSLVEPHAIASRLSASSSSSDSSSSSSSSSSSDTSDSDSG, from the exons ATGGAAATGGCCCTAAACCCGCCCATTGACAG gcTGGTGTCGGGCGTCGGTACCTCCCTGGGCGGGGACGTTGGGGTGCAGACGGGGGCCAGCATGGAGCAGGTCGTCTCGGGTCCCGGCAAGAGGATCCGCAAGCCGTCGCTGCTGTACGAGGGGTTCGAGGGCCCCGCCCTGCCGCACGCCCCCCAGGCAGGGCCCCCGCAGCCGCCCGTGCGCGACCCCTCCCGCCAGGGCCGGGCGACCAATCAGCTGCAGTTCCTCCAGAAGGCCCTGATGAAGTCGCTATGGCGACACCACTTCGCCTGGCCCTTCCAGGAGCCGGTGGACTCCGTCAAACTCGGCTTGCCC gactatcacaaaataatcaaacAGCCGATGGACATGGGCACCATCAAGAAAAGGCTGGAGAATAACTACTACCTCAGCGCTGGAGAGTGCATACAGGACTTCAACACCATGTTCACCAACTGCTACATCTACaacaag CCCACAGACGATATTGTGCTCATGGCCCAGTCTCTGGAGAAGGCTTTCCTGCAGAAAGTTGCCCAGATGCCCCAGGAGGAGATCGAGCTGCCCCCTCCGGCCCCGCGCGCCAAGCTGGGGAAAGCGGGCAAACTCGGCAAGGGCAGGAGGATGATGG GCGGTATTACCACAGTTCACCAGGTCCCGGCTGTCTCCCAGTCCATGTACACTCCCCTGACCCCCGACACCCCCAACTCGCAGTTCTCCGCCCCCCCACAGACCCTGCTGGCAAAAACGctgccccccacctcccacagcACCCCCACTCTGCTGGGGCTTCCCCCCACACAGCCAACTGCCAAG AAAAAAGGCGTGAAGCGGAAAGCGGACACCACCACCCCCGGCACGGTGGGCCTGGTCGCCGGGGCGGGGGAGCTGGGCCTGGGCGGGGGCCGGTCCCCGCTGCCCTCCCTGGCCGTGGAGCTGAAGCCGGGCGGGCTGGCGCTGGGCTTCGgcgtggggcggggcgggggcggcggcGGGAAGGCCACGGCCACGGCCCGGCGGCGGGAGAGCGGCCGGCCCATAAAGCCGCCGCGCAAGGACCTGCCGGACTCCCTGCAGCACCAGCCCTCGCGCCGGGGCAAGCTGAGCGCCCAGCTGCGCTACTGCAGCGCCGTCCTCAAGGACCTGCTGTCCAAGAAGCACGCCGCCTACGCCTGGCCCTTCTACAAGCCCGTGGACGCCTCCTCCCTCGGCCTGCACGACTACCACGACATCATCAAGACTCCCATGGACCTCAGCACCGTCAAG AGGAAGATGGACAGCCGGGAGTACAGCAACGCACAGCAGTTTGCAGCGGACATCAGGCTCATGTACTCCAACTGCTACAAGTACAACCCCCCCGACCACGACGTAGTGGGCATGGCGCGCAAACTGCAG GACGTCTTTGAGTTCAGCTTCGCCAAGATGCCGGATGAGACCCCCGAGGAAGACGCGGCCGGCTCCCTGGGCGGCGGGATGGACCCGTCCATGATGCGCTCTTCgtcgtcctcctcgtcctcctcgtcctcgtcGGAGAGCGAGCCGAgcagcgagagcgagagcgagagcagCCCCAGCTCCGACAGCGAGGAGGAGCGCGCACACCGCCTCGCTGAGCTGCAGGAACAGGTGTGTACACAG ctGAGGGCGGTGCACGAGCAGCTGGCTGCCCTGTCCCAGGCCCCCGTGATCAAGCCCAAGAGGAAGcgggagaagaaggagaagaggaagaggaagaaaccGGAGAAGCACCGGGGCGGGCGTGCTgcggccgccgccgccgccgccgtcgTCATGGCAGCCGCGCTGGACGAGGTCGTGGAGCGGCCCGCCAAGGTGCCCAAGAACGCCAAGACCCCCAAGGCCGGCCGCAaggcccccacacacacccagggcaagAAGGGCCCCGGGAAAAAGAATGCCAAGAGCAA gtcctCGAAGAAGTCCCAGTCCTCGGCTGTGGCGAGCGCCCAGCTGGGCCTGCTCCCGGCCGCCGCCTCGCTGATGCCGCACTACGactcggaggaggaggaggagggccggCCCATGAGCTACGACGAGAAGCGGCAGCTCAGCCTGGACATCAACAAGCTGCCCGGCGAGAAGCTGGGCCGCGTGGTGCACATCATCCAATCACGCGAGCCCTCGCTGCGCGACTCCAACCCCGAGGAGATCGAGATCGACTTCGagacgctcaagccctccacgcTGCGCGAGCTGGAGCGATACGTCATGACCTGCCTGCGCAAGAAGCCCCGCAAGCCCTacg TGGTGAAGAAGGCGAGTGGTGGGAAGTCTCGTGAGGAGCTGGCGCTGGAGAAGAAGAGGGAGCTGGAGCGGAGGCTGCAGGACGTCAGCGGCCAGCTCAACTCCGCCAAGAAGCCCCAGAAAACAAAGg cagagAAGCCCAGCTTGGTCGAGCCTCACGCCATAGCCTCTCGGCTCAGCGCCAGCAGCTCCAGTTCtgactcctcttcctcctcttcatcctcctcttcctctgacaCCAGCGACTCAGACTCAGGGTGA